In Pseudomonas hamedanensis, a single window of DNA contains:
- the gudD gene encoding glucarate dehydratase: MTVHDTAKAPIITDMQVIPVAGHDGMLLNLSGAHGPFFTRNIVILKDNAGHTGVGEVPGGERIRQTLEDARNLVVGSPIGTYQKILNQVRQTFADRDAGGRGLQTFDLRITIHAVTGLEAALLDLLGQHLDVPVAALLGEGQQRDEVKMLGYLFYVGDQRETDLAYRSEPDADNDWFRVRHEKAMTAEAVVRLAEAAHAKYGFKDFKLKGGVLSGDAEIEAVTALAERFPEARITLDPNGAWSLKEAIRLCRDQHHVLAYAEDPCGAENGYSGREVMAEFRRATGLKTATNMIATDWREMGHAIQLQSVDIPLADPHFWTMQGSVRVAQMCHEWGLTWGSHSNNHFDISLAMFTHVAAAAPGDITAIDTHWIWQDGQRLTKAPLQIVDGCVQVPKKPGLGVELDMDQVAKAHELYKGMGLGARDDSVAMQFLIPGWKFDNKRPCLVR, from the coding sequence ATGACTGTTCACGACACCGCCAAAGCTCCGATCATCACTGATATGCAGGTCATTCCGGTGGCCGGTCACGATGGCATGCTGCTCAACCTGAGCGGCGCTCACGGGCCGTTTTTCACCCGCAACATCGTCATCCTCAAGGACAACGCCGGCCACACCGGCGTCGGCGAAGTGCCCGGTGGCGAGCGTATTCGCCAGACGCTCGAAGACGCGCGCAATCTGGTCGTCGGCAGCCCGATCGGCACCTACCAGAAGATTCTCAATCAAGTGCGCCAGACCTTCGCCGACCGCGATGCCGGCGGTCGTGGCTTGCAGACGTTTGACCTGCGCATCACCATCCACGCGGTCACCGGCCTGGAAGCTGCCCTGCTCGACCTGCTCGGTCAACACCTCGACGTACCGGTCGCGGCGCTGCTCGGTGAAGGTCAGCAGCGCGATGAAGTGAAGATGCTTGGCTATCTGTTTTACGTTGGCGATCAGCGCGAGACCGACCTCGCCTATCGCAGCGAACCGGACGCCGACAACGACTGGTTCCGTGTTCGTCATGAGAAAGCCATGACAGCCGAAGCGGTGGTGCGCCTGGCCGAAGCGGCCCATGCGAAGTACGGCTTCAAGGATTTCAAACTCAAGGGCGGCGTGCTCAGCGGCGATGCCGAAATCGAAGCGGTTACGGCACTGGCCGAGCGCTTTCCCGAGGCGCGGATTACCCTCGACCCGAACGGCGCCTGGTCACTGAAAGAGGCAATCCGTTTGTGCCGCGACCAGCATCACGTGCTCGCTTATGCGGAAGACCCGTGCGGTGCGGAAAACGGTTATTCCGGGCGCGAAGTCATGGCTGAATTCCGTCGCGCCACCGGCCTGAAAACGGCCACCAACATGATCGCCACGGACTGGCGCGAAATGGGCCACGCGATCCAGTTGCAGTCGGTGGACATCCCGCTGGCCGACCCGCACTTCTGGACCATGCAGGGTTCGGTGCGCGTGGCGCAGATGTGCCACGAATGGGGCCTGACCTGGGGCTCGCACTCCAACAACCACTTCGATATTTCCCTGGCCATGTTCACCCACGTCGCCGCCGCTGCGCCGGGCGATATCACCGCCATCGACACCCACTGGATCTGGCAGGACGGCCAGCGCCTGACCAAGGCACCGCTGCAAATAGTCGACGGCTGCGTGCAGGTGCCGAAGAAACCTGGGCTGGGCGTCGAACTGGACATGGATCAAGTGGCCAAGGCCCACGAACTGTACAAGGGCATGGGCCTCGGTGCACGGGATGACAGCGTGGCGATGCAGTTCCTGATCCCGGGCTGGAAATTCGATAACAAGCGGCCTTGTCTGGTGCGCTGA
- a CDS encoding MFS transporter has protein sequence MKTSVSGIQESVDPTLASAISKVKRHVLPLFVIMFIVNYIDRVNIGFVRTHMETDLGIGAAAYGFGAGLFFIGYALFEVPSNMLLQKVGARIWLTRIMFTWGVVAACMAFIQNETHFYILRFLLGVAEAGFFPGVIYYFTRWLPGVERGKAIAIFLSGSAIASLISGPLSGLLLQINGLGMHGWQWMYFIEGMFSVCLCVFVWFWLDAKPHDAKWLTRAEQDALVTAIDDEQKAREAATPIRPSMGKLLKDRQIILFCLIYFFIQLTIYAATFWLPSIIKKMGELSDVQVGLFNSIPWLLSIVGMYAFASLSAKWKHQQAWVATALLIAAAGMFMSTTGGPIFAFVAICFAALGFKSASSLFWPIPQAYLDARIAAAVIALINSVGNLGGFVAPTTFGLLEQHTGSIQGGLYGLAATSIIAAIIVFAARTTPKRTADIAVADAAPKHA, from the coding sequence GTGAAAACCTCCGTTTCCGGGATTCAGGAAAGCGTCGACCCGACGCTCGCCTCGGCCATCTCGAAAGTCAAACGCCACGTCCTGCCCCTCTTCGTGATCATGTTCATCGTCAATTACATTGACCGGGTGAACATCGGTTTCGTCCGCACCCACATGGAAACCGATCTGGGCATTGGTGCCGCCGCCTACGGCTTCGGCGCCGGCCTGTTTTTCATCGGCTACGCGCTCTTCGAAGTACCGTCGAACATGCTTCTGCAAAAAGTCGGCGCACGCATCTGGCTGACCCGCATCATGTTCACCTGGGGCGTGGTCGCGGCCTGCATGGCGTTCATCCAGAACGAAACCCACTTCTACATCCTGCGGTTCCTGCTCGGCGTCGCCGAAGCCGGGTTCTTCCCCGGAGTGATCTATTACTTCACCCGCTGGCTGCCGGGCGTCGAGCGCGGCAAGGCGATTGCGATCTTCCTCAGCGGCTCGGCCATCGCGTCGCTGATCTCCGGCCCGCTGTCCGGCCTGCTCCTGCAAATCAATGGGCTGGGCATGCACGGCTGGCAGTGGATGTACTTCATCGAAGGGATGTTCTCGGTGTGCCTGTGCGTGTTCGTCTGGTTCTGGCTCGATGCCAAACCCCACGATGCGAAATGGCTGACGCGCGCCGAGCAGGACGCACTGGTGACTGCCATCGACGATGAGCAGAAGGCCCGCGAAGCCGCGACGCCGATCCGGCCCTCCATGGGCAAATTGCTCAAGGATCGCCAGATTATTCTGTTCTGCCTGATCTACTTCTTTATCCAGCTGACTATCTATGCCGCGACGTTCTGGCTGCCGAGCATCATCAAGAAGATGGGCGAGCTCAGCGACGTGCAGGTCGGCCTGTTCAACTCGATTCCATGGTTGCTGTCGATCGTCGGCATGTACGCCTTCGCCTCGCTGTCGGCGAAGTGGAAACACCAACAGGCGTGGGTTGCCACGGCGCTATTGATCGCGGCGGCGGGGATGTTCATGTCCACCACTGGCGGGCCAATCTTCGCCTTTGTGGCGATCTGCTTTGCGGCGCTGGGCTTCAAGTCCGCCTCGTCGCTGTTCTGGCCGATTCCTCAGGCCTATCTGGATGCACGCATCGCCGCAGCGGTCATCGCGCTGATCAACTCGGTCGGTAATCTTGGCGGCTTCGTCGCGCCGACCACGTTCGGCCTGCTGGAACAACACACCGGCTCGATCCAGGGCGGCCTCTACGGCCTGGCCGCGACCTCGATCATCGCCGCGATCATCGTCTTCGCCGCACGCACCACGCCGAAACGCACTGCTGACATCGCCGTGGCCGATGCCGCGCCGAAACACGCCTGA
- a CDS encoding FadR/GntR family transcriptional regulator: MQEDLDAPARKRTHNLAHDLVEKLTQSILLGQMLPGDKLPSENSIVQEHGVSRTVVREAISKLQASGLVETRHGIGTFVIERAPEQGLRLNVDTALGVRSILELRLGLETQAAALAAQRRTEQQLLQMRQALDDYQRLLDNNDSCVEADRRFHLLIAEATGNVCFSEIMQHLGSAMIPRNRLNAAERGAADLSKLGQLANLEHEAILNAIKRQDPDAARAAMWLHLTNSRDRFIAQG; the protein is encoded by the coding sequence ATGCAAGAAGACCTCGACGCGCCCGCGCGCAAACGCACGCACAACCTCGCTCACGACCTGGTGGAAAAACTCACCCAGAGCATCCTGCTCGGACAGATGTTGCCCGGTGACAAGCTGCCTTCCGAGAATTCCATCGTTCAAGAACACGGCGTCAGCCGCACGGTGGTGCGCGAGGCGATTTCCAAGTTGCAGGCTTCAGGGCTGGTCGAGACGCGCCACGGCATCGGCACGTTTGTCATTGAACGCGCGCCTGAGCAGGGCTTGCGTTTGAATGTCGACACGGCACTCGGTGTGCGCAGCATTCTCGAATTGCGCCTGGGCCTGGAGACGCAGGCGGCTGCACTGGCGGCGCAACGGCGCACAGAGCAGCAATTGCTGCAAATGCGTCAGGCGCTGGATGATTATCAACGGCTGCTCGACAACAACGACAGTTGCGTGGAAGCCGATCGGCGTTTTCATCTATTGATTGCCGAGGCCACCGGTAACGTCTGCTTCAGCGAGATCATGCAGCACTTGGGCAGTGCGATGATCCCGCGCAATCGACTCAATGCCGCCGAGCGCGGGGCGGCGGATCTGAGCAAGCTCGGGCAACTGGCGAATCTGGAGCATGAGGCGATTCTCAATGCGATCAAGCGTCAGGATCCGGATGCCGCGCGCGCGGCGATGTGGCTGCACCTGACCAATAGCCGCGACCGGTTTATCGCCCAAGGATGA
- the trhP gene encoding prephenate-dependent tRNA uridine(34) hydroxylase TrhP produces the protein MLATLAAPELLAPAGTLKNMRYAFAYGADAVYAGQPRYSLRVRNNEFDHANLAVGIREAQAQRKRFYVVVNIAPHNAKLKTFLKDLAPVIEMAPDALIMSDPGLIMLVRRHFPQMPIHLSVQANTVNWASVEFWQQQGLTRIILSRELSLEEIAEIREHMPGMELEVFVHGALCMAYSGRCLLSGYMNKRDANQGTCTNACRWKYSAQEATENQLGEIVQPFQPEPTLGLGAPTDQVFLLQEASRPDDLMPAFEDEHGTYIMNAKDLRAVQHVERLTRMGVHSLKIEGRTKSHFYCARTTQVYRRAIDDAVAGRAFDRSLMTDLESLAQRGYTEGFLRRHVHDEYQNYQHGSSVSERQQFVGELTGERRDRLAEVKVKNRFALGDHLELMTPKGNFHFDLHQLQSLTGEAIEVAPGDGHTVYVPIPDAVDLRFGLLMRDLRGG, from the coding sequence ATGCTTGCGACCCTCGCCGCCCCCGAACTGCTCGCCCCTGCCGGCACCCTGAAGAACATGCGCTATGCCTTCGCCTACGGCGCCGATGCGGTGTATGCCGGGCAACCGCGCTACAGCCTGCGCGTGCGTAATAACGAATTCGACCACGCCAATCTGGCCGTGGGCATTCGAGAGGCGCAGGCTCAGCGCAAACGCTTCTACGTGGTGGTCAACATCGCGCCGCACAATGCCAAGCTGAAAACTTTTCTCAAGGATCTGGCGCCGGTGATCGAAATGGCCCCGGACGCACTGATCATGTCCGACCCGGGGTTGATCATGTTGGTGCGCCGGCACTTCCCGCAGATGCCGATCCATCTCTCGGTGCAGGCCAACACGGTGAACTGGGCCAGCGTCGAATTCTGGCAGCAGCAAGGGTTGACCCGGATCATTCTGTCGCGGGAGTTATCGCTGGAAGAAATCGCCGAGATCCGCGAGCACATGCCGGGCATGGAGCTGGAAGTGTTCGTCCATGGCGCGCTGTGCATGGCCTATTCCGGGCGCTGTCTGCTGTCCGGCTACATGAACAAACGCGATGCCAATCAAGGCACTTGCACCAACGCTTGCCGCTGGAAATATTCAGCGCAGGAGGCCACGGAAAATCAGCTCGGCGAGATCGTCCAGCCCTTCCAGCCCGAGCCGACCCTGGGTCTCGGCGCACCGACCGATCAGGTGTTTCTGTTGCAGGAAGCCAGCCGTCCCGACGACTTGATGCCAGCCTTCGAAGACGAACACGGCACTTACATCATGAACGCCAAAGACCTGCGTGCCGTGCAGCACGTCGAACGCCTGACGCGCATGGGCGTGCATTCATTGAAAATCGAAGGCCGGACCAAATCGCACTTCTACTGCGCGCGCACCACTCAGGTGTATCGCCGCGCCATCGATGACGCCGTGGCCGGCCGCGCGTTCGATCGCAGCTTGATGACCGACCTCGAGTCGCTGGCCCAGCGCGGCTACACCGAAGGTTTTCTGCGTCGGCATGTGCACGACGAATACCAGAACTATCAGCACGGCAGCTCGGTTTCGGAGCGTCAGCAGTTTGTCGGTGAACTGACCGGTGAGCGCCGGGATCGCCTGGCCGAAGTGAAAGTGAAAAACCGTTTTGCCCTGGGCGATCATCTGGAATTGATGACGCCCAAGGGCAATTTCCATTTTGATCTGCACCAGTTGCAGAGCCTCACCGGCGAGGCAATCGAGGTCGCACCGGGTGACGGGCATACGGTGTATGTGCCGATCCCGGATGCGGTGGATTTGCGGTTTGGCTTGTTGATGCGCGATTTGCGTGGGGGATGA
- a CDS encoding AI-2E family transporter, with amino-acid sequence MNEKSLQFKSLTVLLVLVTVAFIWILLPFYGAVFWAVILGILFAPIQRKLQLKFGWQRNLTSLCTLSLCLVIAILPVIIVSILLVQEGATVYKNIESGQLDIAAYLAQFKQSLPPYFQNLLDRFGMGELDSLREKIVKTAMQGSQVLATQAFSFGQGTFEFVVSFFIMLYLLFFFLRDGPELARKMRTAVPLEENHKRRLQLKFNRVVRATVKGNVLVAVTQGALGGAIFWFLDIPSALLWAVLMAFLSLLPAVGAGIVWAPVAVYFLLSGMIWQGVVLAGFGVFVIGLVDNVLRPILVGKDTKMPDYLILVSTLGGLAVFGLNGFVIGPLIAALFLSSWALFVETKPKVQLP; translated from the coding sequence ATGAACGAAAAGAGCTTGCAATTCAAATCCCTGACCGTGCTGTTGGTGCTGGTCACAGTGGCCTTTATCTGGATTCTGCTGCCGTTCTACGGCGCGGTGTTCTGGGCGGTCATCCTCGGCATTCTGTTCGCGCCGATACAGCGCAAGTTACAGCTGAAATTCGGCTGGCAACGCAACCTGACATCGCTGTGCACGCTGAGTCTGTGTCTGGTGATCGCGATTCTGCCGGTGATCATCGTCAGCATCTTGCTCGTGCAAGAGGGGGCGACGGTCTACAAGAATATCGAAAGCGGTCAGTTGGACATCGCCGCGTATCTGGCGCAGTTCAAGCAGAGCCTGCCGCCGTATTTCCAGAATCTGCTCGATCGTTTCGGCATGGGCGAACTCGACAGCCTGCGCGAGAAAATCGTCAAGACTGCAATGCAGGGCAGTCAGGTGTTGGCCACGCAGGCGTTCAGTTTCGGCCAGGGCACGTTCGAGTTCGTGGTGAGCTTTTTCATAATGCTGTATCTGCTGTTTTTCTTTCTGCGTGACGGCCCCGAACTGGCGCGCAAGATGCGCACCGCCGTGCCGCTGGAGGAAAACCACAAGCGCCGTCTGCAATTGAAGTTCAACCGGGTGGTGCGTGCGACGGTCAAGGGCAATGTGCTGGTGGCCGTGACGCAAGGTGCGCTGGGTGGGGCGATTTTCTGGTTTCTCGACATCCCCAGCGCGTTGCTGTGGGCGGTCTTGATGGCTTTTCTGTCGCTGTTGCCAGCGGTCGGCGCGGGGATTGTCTGGGCGCCGGTGGCGGTTTACTTCCTGCTCAGCGGGATGATCTGGCAGGGCGTGGTGCTGGCGGGGTTCGGTGTTTTCGTGATCGGCTTGGTGGACAACGTGTTGCGCCCGATTCTGGTGGGCAAGGACACGAAAATGCCGGACTACCTGATTCTGGTTTCGACCCTCGGCGGCCTGGCGGTATTTGGTCTTAACGGCTTTGTGATCGGGCCGTTGATTGCCGCGTTATTTCTGTCGAGCTGGGCGCTGTTCGTCGAAACCAAACCCAAGGTGCAACTGCCTTAG
- a CDS encoding shikimate 5-dehydrogenase codes for MQMNPNKDTRLCMSLSGRPGNFGLRFHNHLYEQLGLNFYYKAFASQDLDGAVRGIRALGIRGCGVSMPFKEACIALVDELDASAAAIQSINTIVNSNGHLKAYNTDYIAVAQLLVSHAVPKDSTFALRGSGGMAKAVASALRDGGYKNGLIVARNERAGRALADSLGYRWQAELTDERPQMLINVTPVGMDGGPEAGQLAFAPEAIEAADTVFDVVAIPSETPLIVRARAEGKRVITGLEVIAIQALEQFVLYTGVRPNEAQFAAAVNFARS; via the coding sequence ATGCAGATGAACCCGAACAAAGACACCCGGTTGTGCATGTCCCTGTCCGGACGTCCTGGCAATTTCGGTCTGCGTTTTCACAACCATTTGTATGAGCAGTTGGGCTTGAATTTCTATTACAAGGCGTTTGCCAGCCAGGATCTGGACGGTGCGGTCCGCGGCATCCGGGCGTTGGGCATTCGCGGCTGCGGCGTGTCGATGCCGTTCAAGGAAGCCTGCATTGCGCTGGTGGATGAGCTGGATGCGTCGGCAGCGGCGATCCAGTCGATCAACACCATCGTCAACAGCAACGGTCATCTGAAGGCCTATAACACCGATTACATCGCTGTCGCCCAATTGCTGGTAAGCCACGCGGTGCCCAAGGATTCGACGTTCGCCCTGCGCGGCAGCGGCGGTATGGCCAAAGCCGTGGCCAGTGCCTTGCGTGATGGCGGTTATAAGAACGGTCTGATCGTGGCGCGCAACGAACGCGCCGGGCGCGCCCTGGCGGATTCGCTGGGCTATCGCTGGCAGGCAGAATTGACTGACGAGCGCCCGCAAATGCTGATCAACGTCACGCCGGTGGGCATGGACGGCGGGCCGGAGGCGGGGCAACTGGCGTTTGCGCCTGAAGCGATTGAAGCCGCTGACACGGTTTTCGACGTGGTCGCGATTCCTTCGGAAACGCCGCTGATCGTGCGGGCGCGGGCCGAGGGCAAGCGAGTGATTACCGGGCTGGAAGTGATTGCGATCCAGGCGCTGGAGCAATTCGTGCTGTACACCGGGGTGCGGCCGAATGAGGCGCAGTTTGCGGCGGCGGTGAATTTCGCCCGTAGCTGA
- a CDS encoding cupin domain-containing protein encodes MHPPILNLNEVELEPLPEALAPQGETAGRYQQRFARIGQQLGAQKLGYRLYALPPGMRGSPFHSHRVNEEMFYVVAGEGEVRLGAERFPIRAGDVIACPPGGPEMAHQIINTSAAELRYLAVSTQQQPEICEYPDSNKYAVMDNFTIDSEGNASGFVAVARQADGVDYWDGE; translated from the coding sequence ATGCATCCACCCATCCTCAACCTCAACGAGGTCGAACTCGAACCCCTGCCTGAAGCCTTGGCCCCGCAAGGCGAAACCGCTGGACGCTATCAACAGCGATTCGCCCGGATCGGCCAGCAACTGGGGGCGCAGAAGCTCGGTTATCGCCTCTACGCGCTGCCGCCGGGCATGCGTGGCAGCCCGTTTCACAGCCATCGGGTCAATGAGGAAATGTTCTACGTGGTAGCCGGCGAGGGCGAGGTGCGGCTGGGTGCCGAACGTTTTCCGATTCGCGCGGGCGATGTGATTGCCTGCCCGCCAGGCGGCCCGGAAATGGCCCATCAGATCATCAATACCAGCGCGGCCGAATTGCGTTATCTGGCGGTGAGCACGCAGCAGCAGCCGGAAATTTGTGAATATCCGGATTCGAACAAATATGCGGTGATGGATAACTTCACAATCGATAGCGAGGGCAATGCCTCAGGCTTTGTCGCCGTGGCGCGGCAGGCGGATGGCGTGGATTACTGGGATGGGGAATAA
- a CDS encoding YceH family protein yields the protein MTTEQESISEQSRLNATEIRILGALIEKQATSPETYPLTLNALVLACNQKTSREPVMNLNQGQVGQSLRALEGRGFTRLVMGSRADRWEHKVDKALELVPAQVILTGLMFLRGPQTVNELLTRSGRMHDFEDAEQVVHQLERLIARGLAVLIPRQAGQREDRYTHALGDPADIEVILAARQNAGERSGGGVSVERIEELEARIAALEERLARLE from the coding sequence ATGACCACCGAACAAGAATCCATCTCCGAACAATCACGGCTCAACGCCACGGAAATCCGCATTCTGGGTGCCCTGATCGAGAAACAGGCCACCAGCCCGGAAACCTACCCGCTGACCCTCAACGCGCTGGTGCTGGCCTGCAATCAGAAAACCAGCCGCGAACCGGTGATGAACCTCAATCAGGGCCAGGTCGGCCAGAGCCTGCGCGCGCTCGAAGGTCGCGGTTTCACCCGGCTGGTCATGGGCAGTCGAGCCGACCGCTGGGAACACAAGGTCGATAAGGCGCTGGAACTGGTGCCGGCGCAGGTGATTCTCACCGGGTTGATGTTTTTGCGCGGCCCCCAAACCGTTAACGAACTGCTCACCCGCAGCGGGCGCATGCACGACTTCGAAGACGCCGAGCAGGTCGTGCATCAGCTTGAGCGCCTGATTGCGCGCGGACTGGCGGTGCTGATTCCGCGTCAGGCCGGGCAGCGCGAGGATCGCTATACCCATGCGCTGGGGGATCCGGCCGATATCGAGGTGATATTGGCGGCGCGGCAGAATGCCGGTGAGCGTTCGGGCGGTGGCGTTTCGGTCGAGCGCATTGAAGAACTGGAAGCGCGGATCGCGGCACTGGAAGAACGCCTGGCGCGCCTCGAATAA
- a CDS encoding DUF1993 domain-containing protein, producing MTISLYAASVPVFQQMLNALSDVLKKAEAHATEKNIDANAFLQARLYPDMFPLVRQVQIAVDFAKGVSARLAEVELPKYDDSETTFADLQALIAKVLAFIGEIKPEQINGKEGIEIVTRPGTPKEKRFSGQSYLLTYGLPQFFFHVTTTYALLRHNGVEVGKRDYMGAF from the coding sequence ATGACCATTTCCCTGTACGCCGCATCCGTCCCGGTTTTCCAACAAATGCTCAACGCCCTGAGCGATGTGCTGAAAAAGGCTGAAGCCCACGCCACCGAGAAAAACATCGACGCGAACGCGTTCCTGCAAGCGCGCCTGTACCCGGACATGTTCCCGCTGGTGCGCCAGGTGCAGATCGCCGTGGACTTCGCCAAAGGCGTGTCGGCGCGTCTGGCCGAAGTTGAACTGCCGAAGTATGACGACAGCGAAACCACCTTCGCCGACCTGCAAGCGCTGATCGCCAAGGTTCTGGCCTTTATCGGCGAGATCAAGCCTGAGCAGATCAATGGCAAGGAAGGCATCGAAATCGTCACCCGTCCAGGCACGCCGAAAGAGAAGCGCTTCAGCGGTCAGTCGTATCTGCTGACCTATGGTCTGCCGCAGTTCTTCTTCCACGTGACGACGACTTATGCGCTGCTGCGTCATAACGGTGTTGAAGTGGGCAAGCGCGATTACATGGGCGCGTTCTAA
- the sstT gene encoding serine/threonine transporter SstT has protein sequence MTASSPSLLQRLKNLSLVSQIVIGLIAGIALALLAPEAAKSTAFIGKVFVSALKAVAPILVFVLVMASIANHKHGQETHIRPILFLYLLGTFAAAVVAVVASMSFPSSLVLSTDNVAVTAPGGIGEVLQSLLLSVVDNPVSALMNANFIGILAWAIGMGIAIRHAGDTTREVLGDLSNGVTLIVRVVIRFAPLGIFGLVASTLATSGFGALLGYAHLLAVLLGCMLFVALVMNPLIVFWKLRRNPYPLTLMCLRESGITAFFTRSSAANIPVNLELSKRLGLHEDTYSVSIPLGATINMAGAAITITVLTLAAVHTLGIAVDIPTAILLSVVAAICACGASGVAGGSLLLIPLACSLFGIPSEIAMQVVAVGFIIGVLQDSAETALNSSTDVLFTAAACLGEEEKAQRA, from the coding sequence ATGACCGCTTCATCCCCTTCTCTCCTGCAACGTCTGAAAAACCTGAGTCTGGTCAGCCAGATCGTCATCGGCCTGATCGCCGGTATCGCCTTGGCTCTGCTCGCACCAGAAGCGGCGAAGTCCACCGCGTTCATCGGCAAGGTCTTCGTCTCCGCACTGAAAGCCGTGGCACCGATTCTGGTGTTCGTGTTGGTGATGGCTTCGATTGCCAACCACAAGCACGGTCAGGAAACCCATATCCGGCCGATTCTGTTCCTCTATCTGCTCGGCACTTTTGCCGCAGCGGTGGTAGCTGTGGTTGCCAGCATGAGTTTTCCCTCGAGCCTGGTGCTGTCGACCGACAACGTCGCAGTCACCGCCCCCGGCGGCATCGGCGAAGTGCTGCAAAGCCTGCTGCTGAGTGTGGTGGACAACCCGGTGAGCGCGCTGATGAACGCCAATTTCATCGGCATTCTGGCGTGGGCGATCGGCATGGGCATCGCCATTCGTCATGCCGGCGACACCACCCGCGAAGTGCTCGGCGACTTGTCTAACGGTGTGACGCTGATCGTGCGGGTGGTGATTCGCTTCGCGCCGCTGGGCATTTTCGGCCTCGTCGCCTCGACCCTCGCCACCTCCGGTTTTGGTGCGCTGCTGGGTTACGCGCACCTGCTGGCGGTGCTGCTCGGCTGCATGCTGTTCGTGGCGCTGGTGATGAACCCGCTGATCGTATTCTGGAAGCTGCGTCGCAACCCGTACCCGTTGACCTTGATGTGCCTGCGCGAAAGCGGCATCACCGCGTTCTTCACCCGCAGCTCGGCGGCAAACATTCCGGTCAACCTGGAACTGAGCAAGCGCCTGGGCCTGCATGAAGACACTTACTCGGTATCGATCCCGCTGGGCGCGACCATCAACATGGCCGGCGCAGCCATCACCATCACCGTGCTGACGCTGGCGGCGGTGCACACCCTGGGCATTGCCGTGGACATTCCCACCGCGATTCTGCTCAGCGTCGTCGCGGCCATCTGCGCCTGTGGTGCGTCGGGTGTGGCCGGCGGTTCGCTGCTGTTGATTCCGCTGGCGTGCAGCCTGTTTGGCATCCCAAGCGAGATTGCCATGCAGGTCGTGGCGGTCGGTTTCATCATTGGCGTGCTGCAGGATTCAGCGGAGACGGCGCTGAATTCCTCGACGGACGTGCTGTTTACCGCAGCCGCGTGCCTGGGCGAGGAAGAGAAGGCTCAGCGCGCGTAA
- a CDS encoding MFS transporter: protein MLLPILLLSAAGFTVLTTEFVIVGLLPAIARDLEVTIPQAGLLVTLFAFTVALFGPFLTAYFARFERRKLFIAILIMFGLANTVAALAPNIWVMAVARLIPALGLPVFWALASETAVDIVGPDFAGRAIAKIGFGIVCATVFGIPVGTLISDAFGWRSAFGILALIAFAKALLLFVYLPKTSLHQHQVSFASQFKILRSPLMIGHIVLSILVFSGMFTAYTYLADILERLAGFNGTVVGWCLMGFGAVGLIGNSLGGRAVDRHPLGASVLFCAFMIAGMVSLVPNIHSPLGLAVAMGIWGVTQAALFLVSHVRLMKAAPEAPAFAASLNIAGANLGIGLGAMVGGRVIDSAGLGFLGFAAAGFILLSVFLAMVLMTLKPREICAGAS from the coding sequence ATGCTGTTGCCCATTCTTCTGTTGTCCGCCGCCGGGTTCACGGTGCTGACCACGGAATTCGTCATCGTCGGCCTGTTGCCGGCGATTGCCCGAGACCTCGAAGTCACCATCCCCCAGGCCGGGCTGTTGGTGACGTTGTTCGCTTTTACCGTGGCGCTGTTCGGGCCATTCCTGACCGCGTATTTCGCCCGGTTCGAACGGCGTAAATTGTTCATCGCCATCCTGATCATGTTCGGTCTGGCCAATACCGTTGCGGCATTGGCGCCGAATATCTGGGTGATGGCCGTTGCCCGCCTGATCCCGGCGTTGGGGTTGCCGGTGTTCTGGGCGCTGGCGAGCGAGACGGCGGTGGACATCGTTGGCCCTGATTTCGCCGGTCGCGCCATCGCCAAGATTGGCTTCGGTATTGTCTGCGCCACGGTGTTCGGCATTCCGGTCGGCACGTTGATTTCCGATGCGTTCGGCTGGCGCAGTGCATTCGGCATCCTCGCGCTGATTGCGTTTGCCAAAGCCTTGCTGCTGTTTGTTTATCTGCCGAAAACCAGCCTGCACCAACATCAGGTCAGCTTCGCGTCGCAGTTCAAGATCCTGCGCAGCCCATTGATGATCGGGCATATCGTGCTGTCGATTCTGGTGTTCAGCGGCATGTTCACGGCCTATACCTATCTGGCCGACATCCTTGAGCGTCTGGCCGGTTTCAACGGCACCGTGGTCGGCTGGTGCCTGATGGGGTTTGGTGCGGTGGGGCTGATCGGTAACTCGCTCGGCGGTCGCGCGGTGGATCGGCATCCGTTGGGCGCATCGGTGCTGTTCTGCGCGTTCATGATTGCCGGCATGGTCTCGCTGGTGCCGAACATTCATTCGCCGCTGGGGCTGGCGGTGGCGATGGGCATCTGGGGCGTGACCCAGGCGGCATTATTCCTGGTCAGCCATGTGCGCCTGATGAAAGCCGCACCCGAAGCGCCGGCTTTTGCCGCCTCGTTGAATATCGCCGGGGCGAATCTCGGAATCGGCCTGGGTGCCATGGTCGGTGGCCGCGTTATCGATAGCGCGGGCCTGGGCTTTCTCGGGTTTGCCGCCGCCGGCTTCATTTTGCTGTCGGTGTTTCTGGCCATGGTGTTGATGACACTCAAGCCGCGCGAGATCTGCGCCGGGGCGTCATAA